The following is a genomic window from Penaeus chinensis breed Huanghai No. 1 chromosome 7, ASM1920278v2, whole genome shotgun sequence.
aaaggCATATTCACATTTTGTCCTGCCCAGACACAATATAAGGGAAACTTTCAATATTTTGCGTAATAATCCTTATATTCACAGCCATGATTCGTAAGTATGCataaacgaagaggaggaaaatgtgttCATAATCTTCTtgctaacaatattgataaaaatataatagtagtgatgatatggataatagtaataatggtaataatgatatcactacaAAAAACACTACTACGAGTGATAATACCTGCAATGCTGGCAATAATAATGGCCATAAAATAATGTTGACAAAAATTGCAACAAACAGAGGCGAAGCACAGCATCACCTCCTCAACTCGACGAAAGGAAAcagtaataattcataataaaaatacatgcatataccacagaaaaaaaaaaaaaaaaaaattcagcagTACCTTCATTAATCGCGAAAGTTATACGATTCCAACCTTGTccaaaattcacacaaacacacacacacacacacacacacacacaaaaacaaaaaacttttgacAGAAACCATTTCCTTAAATAAATTAGCAAAGGAGCGCCACCGTGAAGTAATTACCACAATATCATGGCACTTTCAAGCATAGTTTAACACGTATATGAAAGGCTTGGTTGATGGGAGTTCGTGGAttgaatctctctttttttatgtttgtttttttcttttttttttaaattcttttggtGATATTTGgaggatggaaaaaaggaaagaagatatatagaataaagaaagaatgaaagaaatatatagagaaaatgaggagtaagacatatggagagaaagaaggagagagagagagagagagagagagagagagagagagagagagagagagagagagagagagagagagagagagagagagagagagagagagagagacatacagaaagacaaatagagagagaaagagagagagagagagacaaaatgagagagagacagatggatagataggtagatagatagatagatagatagatagatagagagagagagagagagagagagagagagagagagagagagagagagagagagagagagagagagacatgtttcTTAAACATCATACGACACAATATCACGAACATCAAATAATAGGTTGCAAAAAtatggaaaaggagaggtagcggataaaggggagaaagaggaagagggagagggagagggagaagaaaagtgagagggagagggggagggagagtagatcTAGGTAGACATGAATGAACTGAAATGATAGAAAGAtggacaaaaaaatagataaatagatagatagactgagaaatAGAGACACAAATAAATGGACACAggaatagacatttatatatatatatatatatatatatatatatatatatatatatatatgtatatacacacacacacacacacacacacacacatatatatatatacatatatatatatatatatatatatatatatatatatatatatatatatatatatatatatatatatatatttatatgtatgcatgtatgcatgtttatatatatgatgtgatagacacacacacacacacacacacacacatatatatgtatatatatatatatatatatatatatatatatatatatatatatatatatatacgtatatgtatatgtgtgtgtgtgtgtgtgtgtgtgtgtgtgtatgtgtgtgtatatatatatatatatatatatatatatacacacacacacacacacacacagatagttagataaatagatgaatatcagatagatagacaaacaatttgaaaaatagacaaatgaacaaatagattgattaaaacatgaacagaaagagaggaagatgagggagaaaatagagcaaagagagaaaaaaaaaattgaaacacaAAGATAACTGTTATCtttatgtattttgatatatcatacttattattattatttttttgttattattattattatcattatgattattgttattatcaatatcagtattatcattattattttttttattgctattatttgtatctttattatcataactattatcattattgttgctattcatattatcattatcattgttattatcattattattattattgttatcatttttattattatcattattattatcatcatcattattattatcttcattattattattgttaataagaatgttgtaattattgttgttattactattactattaccattaatgttgttatgttattatcattatcattactatcactatattatcattatcattattataatttttatttttattattattataatgtttatttttattattatcataattgttatttttattattattatatttgtgattattatcatcattaatattattatcattattattattgagtgtttatttgatttattcttttttttttaccagaatattttttattttaaattttctttcttttcgttcagGAGGCGTGCAGCAGCCGGTGAtaatttgtctttccctttttcatacttttgctttattatcatataaaaggaatgagagagagagagatagacagagagacagacagatagatagatagattgatagatggacagatagatttatagagatagatagatagatagatagatagataaatagatagatagatagctatatatatatatatatatatatatatatatatatatatatatagagagagagagagagagagagagagagagaaaggggacagagagggagataaaaaatcgAAACTAAACTCTATTCATTCTGCACAAActctatattttttcttggcTAAGTACctagtttatctatttttttgtttgtttgttcttgttttcgtttttgttcagTGTCCACACGAGAATTGCAAATTCCCGTTTGCCTCCTGGTTCTTTTTGACCCCCGTTTTCTATTTGGGTCTCAGCCTGCCCcttgtttatttcatatatatttcgacATTTGTGGGGATCCTTTGGCCAATTTGTTTGAAATTATCTTttacttgtctttgttttttcgcCCGCGGTGTCTGGTgaagatatttatgtattttttcccgTTGTGTTTTAAAGTTCTCTTCACCGTGAAATCCCCGGTAATTTGTTTATGTCATGGCGTTTTAGGGGAAATTAAATTAAGTGCTGACTAAttccattgtttatttttttttctttccctctcttttttttttcatttcactgttttttcctttgctttccctcttttttttttatcatttcactttttttttttttatcctgtttgttctctctccccttttctattttttttctcattctgtctgcatctctcaaTCCTTATCAGTGGTATTAtttttacgatgatgataatggtgataaggaaaattggaaaatgtctgataatggtaatgactagaataaagatgataaagacgtTTATGATGAATACATTTGAGATTGCTGCTATCAGTACTAattctgatactactactactacctttgcaactactactactacttataactctactgctactattactactgctactactacttataccgctactactactacttctgctactactactacttctacttttgctactactactactacttataccgctactactactacttctacttttgctactactactactacttataccgctactgctactactacttctacttttgctactactactacttctgctactactactacttctacttttgctactactactactacttataccgctactactactacttctacttttgctactactactacttcttataccgctactactactactactactactattactattactattatttctactattagtaatattattgatgatgatagtaatggtaataattatgaaaatcattaaaaaatatagtaataactaacagttatgataacaaatatgatgatagtgataataatgatcacgatactaatgataatgattggaatgatgataatgatcataactatgacaatgatagtagtagtagtagtagtagtagtagtattaataataataataataattataataataatgataagaacaatagtaataacaatgttgctgataataattatattagtaacaaaaaaagtaatgatgatgatcaaaatactactactactacttttactattagtaataaggataacacccatataaaaacaacaacaacaacgataaaaaaaaagacgcaaGGACATACACCCATCGTATAACACACTCCCATTCCCAATCCCCACAATACATTCCCGATCCCAGCATTACCCTTCATTCAAACTAAAGAAATTATAACCGTCACTGACTatcacacccccaacccccccccccctccaaaaaaaaaaaaaaaaaaagagagagagagagagagaaaaaaaaccgcgTTCCATTTATTCAGATTCCTCATTTATGACGAAGGAAGGTAGGGCCTCGGAGTGATTCGATTTTACGCTCAGTGTACAAAACAGGACGAATGGGATTTGAGGGAAGTCTGTGGGATTCACCGGATTCGTCTCCGTCATCGGCTGGCTCACTAGTGGAGGAGGGGggcctaagggggggggggggttgtgtgtgtgtgtatacttgtaaaaataagaaaaagaagaaaacattgtatagtatatatatatatatatacatatatatatatatatatatatatatatatatatatatatatccacacacacccacacacacgcacgcatatgtatacacacaaacacacacacacacacacacacacacacacacacacacacatatatatatatatatatatatatatgtgtgtgtgtgtgtgtgtatatgtgtatactaatgcatatatatatatatatatatatatatatatatatatatatatatatatgtcatatatatatatgatatatatatatatatatgttaactaattttttgttcttttatttgcattgtgggtttttctaccagaaTCAAATGCATGTTCCATTCATTTACACGATGAAGGTCACCAGCATAACTGGAGAGAACGTTAAACTGATTTATAAATCAGCGAATTCCAACAGCCTCGTTACTTAGCAAGCTTTCTCCTTagccttgaccctcctcctgagacctgattcagttcTTGTTCGTATTGCCTCTCTACCACTATTTAATCTTACCAAAATTCTTGGTGTGTCCATTGTGATTATTTTATCcttctgatgaggaactcttgctGAGATCGAAACGtcataatttcatttcatttcctacttctactaataaagaaaagatcataatgataaaattgataacaatgacattcCACTATTTTCTTACTCATCACAATATTAGGATTATAATTATTtgctatttgttttgctttttagtttgtttgtgtttttattacacgcatacacatgaaggcacacacacacacacacacacacatacacatacacacattcacacacagaaacacacgcacacacacacagaaacacacatacacacattcacacacagaaacacacacacacacacaaacacacacacacaaacacacacacacacacacacacacacacacacacacacacacaaacacacacacacacaaacacacacacacacatacacacacacacacacatacgcacatacatacacagacacacacgcacacacacacacacacatatacggctGTCACATTGGTTCAGGGAATGGCTGTTGCATTGGTTTTGGGAATGGCTGTTGCATTGGTTCTGGGAATGGCTGTTGCATTGGTTCTGGGAATGGCTGTTGCATTGGTTTTGGGAATGGCTGTTGCATTGGTTCTGGGAATGGCTGTTGCATTGGTTCTGGGAATGGCAGTTGCATTGGTTCTGGGAATGGCTGTTGCATTGGTTCTGGGAATGGCAGTTGCGCCGGTTGTTGCACTGATTGACGCGTTGTCTTTGTGAATTAGACCGTGCTGAAGAGCATAGTTGTGTTGTCCGGGAAGGGATGCTCGTCCAGAGACTTCAACTCCCGCTTCTTCCGTCTGTAGTTCGCGAAGGCGGGGATGCCCTCCACGACCAGTATGACTGCTGCAATCACGGCGCCCACGATGGCGTATTTGGCAAGAGACCAGTTCTTGGTGAATTCAGTGTAATAGATGAACAGGACGAGGAAGACGATCCACACCATTACCTTGAAGGAGGGGAGCCCGAATGCCTTCAAGAACACGCCCACCTGCCGGGGCAACTCGTGCAGAATTCGGTCTCTTAAGCGGCCCTCCATTCTCTAGGGAACGCTCAGGCTCGGGAACTGGTTGAGGGGACCCTTCTCGTTCCCCGAGCTGGCCGGGAACAGctccgccttctcctccgtcAGCACCTGGAGGGTGAGGTGGATCTTGGCGCTCATGGTCTTGGTAAACGGCCTCAACTTCTTATTCTTCGCCAATGGCCAGAAACCGGAGATCTGCGAGATCCCGTCCTCCACATCGAACATGTTGACCTTGGGGCCGCGGTCGAGCGTGGTCAGGGTGCAGTGCTTAGGGTCTCTGGGCGGGAAGGGCACGGCGCTCAGGTCAAGATACAGGGTACCGAGCTGGTCGTCCCCCGTTATAAAGTCGAAGTCCATGGCTCTGATTTCGAGGGGAGACAAAATTTCCTCCTGTGTGGTCAGGGGGAACACGAGCCTGTAGTTAAAATAAGCATTGTCGTCGATGACGCCGTAGTGGGTGTCGGTGAGTTGCACGTTGTTGCGCAGTTTGGTACTCACATAGACGTCAGGATACAGCTCATGGCCGCTGCTCTTGATGTCCACGACGCAATAGACGATGACGCGTACCTCATATAACCGGCGGAGACAGATGATGTGCTACTACAAaatgtctttctctttatgtcttctttccctcttatccgGTCTCTCCAAATATTCCAAAGGAACCAAAGCCTGGCTAGAGAACTGAGCTTCCCCGAGACTTTTCTCATTTCTGAATATAAAATCCCGTTCTACGGCGACGTAGGGCTTCATCTCGTCGCCAGCTGGGTTGGGGACGTCTTAAGCTGTCCAATCTGCCTTGTGGATTTCAGAAAAGATCATTACGTGAGGGTACGAAAATGCGGCCAAGTCCTGACTCGCCAACGACCCGTACTTGGGGAGGAACAGCGCCCACAAACACAATACAAACTGTTTTTTCTTCATGAAGGTCAACTTAAAGCCTTACCTTAGGTATTTGAGATCGACCGTCTTGGTCGCCAGGATCTTCAACTTCTCCTTCTGTTGCGTCACCTGCAGTACAAGATAATCCTTCCTCTTGTGGCTATCCTACAGTCGCACGAAACCCACGGGGCTTTCCTTGGTCTAGTGGAGCTGCGCCTGCAGGTTTATCTTATACTTATTGACTAAAGTAGGGATATCGAAGCAAAACGTCCTGCGCAtatggaggatggagaggaagcagTGGTGATCCGCGAATTCCTACGCCATGGACATCGACACGAAGCCTATTTTTGCCTCATTTCCACATCGTAAAGCTCCAGCCATGGCGCCAAAGCCCAGTGAATCAGGCACAGTTCGCGGATGTTAGTCTGCTGGATTGGGTAAAGACTTTCAGTGGCTTGTGCCctttgtgtgtgtcaatgtgtttgtgtgtatgcgcgtgtgtatatttgtttatattgtgtgtgtgtgtgtgtgtgtgtgtgtgtgtgtgtgtgtgtgtgtgtgtgtgtgtgtgtgtgtgtgtgtgtgtgagtgtgtgtgtgtgtgtgtgtgtgtgtgtctgtgtgtgtgtgtgtttgcgtgtgtgtgtgtatgtgagcacacacgcgtgtgtacatgtgtgtgtatgcgtgtgtgtgtatacgtgcatgagtgtatgtgcatgtgtgtgtgtgtgcgagtatatatatgtgtttttgtgtatgtgtgtgtgagtgtgtatgtatgtgcgtgtataacagtgtttgtttgtttatgtgtatgtgtgtgtttgtgtatgtttttatttgtttatattttgtgtgtgtgttaatgtgtgtatgtgtgtgtgtgtgtgtgtgtgtgtgtgtgtgtgtgtgtgtgtgtgtgtgtgtgtgtgtgtgtgtgtgtgtgtgcgtgcgtgtgtgtgtgtgtgtgtgtgtgcgcgcgcgtgagtacatgtgtgtgtatgcgtgaatgagtgtatgtgcatgtgtgtatgtgtgtgtgtgtgtgtgtgcgtgtgtgtgtgtgtctgtgtgtgtgtgtgtgtgtgtgtttgtatgtgtgtgtgtgtgtgcgcgcgtgtgtgcatgtgtgtgtatgcgtgtgtgtgtgtgcgtaaatgagtgtatgtgtatgtttgtgtgcgaatgtatatgtgtttttgtgtgtgtgagtgtgtgtgtgagtgtgagtgtgtgtatgtgtgtgtgtgtctgtgcgtgtataactttgtttgtttgtttatgtgtatgtgtgtgtttgtgtatgctcatatgtgcatgtgtgtgtgtgtgtgtgtgtgtgtgtgtgtgtgtgtgtgtgtgtatgtgtgtgtgtatttgtgtgtatgtgcgtgtgtgtgtgtgtgtgtgtgtgtgtgtgtatgtgtgtgcgcgtgtaagtgtttgtttgtttgtttgtgtgtgtatgtgtttgtgtattcgcgtacttgtatgtatgtgtgtgtgtctgtgtatgtgtgtgtgtgattgcgtatgtgcgtatgtgtatgtgcgtgagtgggtgtgcttaaatatatatatatgtatagatagatagatagatagatagatagatagatagatagatagagatagatagatagacacacacacatacacacacacacacacacacacacacacacacacacacatatatatatatatatatatatatatatatatatatgtaaactcacaCACCATATTCGTGCCTTCACCGGTGCGGTGTTAGACCAtgttggcgccatgttgacatgatGTGGTTAACTGGGTCTTTATGCTggagtggctgacccatgatccttcctaaGGGGAGTGGTTgttcaggtaatcattgttggtggttctcaacccaccattatATCTACGATTTATTCATCCACTGCCGtatcttacccaatatatgctaatccgcgcgagtgcacacacacaaatcgtcCGCATGCGAGTGTGCATGAATGCAGGATCGCCCGTGCACGcacgaaatatacatatgtatatacatatatatttatatacatatatacatatatatatatatatatatatacatatacacatatgtatatatgtatatgtgtgtatatatatctatatatctatatatctattactatctatctatctatctatattcactatcgagaggttatatggcagtgtcacccttgcctgactggatgcccttcctaatc
Proteins encoded in this region:
- the LOC125026950 gene encoding myoferlin-like: MKPYVAVERDFIFRNEKSLGEAQFSSQALVRVIVYCVVDIKSSGHELYPDVYVSTKLRNNVQLTDTHYGVIDDNAYFNYRLVFPLTTQEEILSPLEIRAMDFDFITGDDQLGTLYLDLSAVPFPPRDPKHCTLTTLDRGPKVNMFDVEDGISQISGFWPLAKNKKLRPFTKTMSAKIHLTLQVLTEEKAELFPASSGNEKGPLNQFPSLSVP